In a single window of the Synechococcus sp. HK05 genome:
- a CDS encoding branched-chain amino acid transaminase, which yields MHQFLPYAWFGGKCVPFAEATLSVATHALHYGTGAFGGMRALPNPSDPNEILLFRADRHARRLSQSARLLLTELSEDTIHSAIHQFLQANKPTCPVYLRPFVYTSDLGIAPRLHNIETDFLIYGLELGDYLSPEGVSCRISSWTRQEDRSLPLRGKISGAYITSSLAKTEAVKSGFDEALLLNSRGKVSEASGMNLFIVRDGVLITPGVDQDILEGITRASVLELAKTMGIPTLERPVDKSELFIADEVFLSGTAAKVTPVRRVENTDLSSERPVMNAIRDRITAITEGRDPAFDHWVTRVRLNG from the coding sequence ATGCATCAGTTCCTGCCCTACGCCTGGTTCGGTGGCAAGTGCGTTCCCTTTGCTGAGGCCACGCTCTCGGTGGCGACCCACGCGCTGCACTACGGCACGGGCGCCTTTGGTGGCATGCGTGCCCTACCCAACCCATCGGATCCCAACGAGATCCTGCTGTTCCGGGCCGATCGCCACGCCCGCCGGCTCAGCCAAAGTGCGCGGCTGCTGCTCACCGAGCTCAGCGAAGACACGATTCACAGCGCCATCCACCAGTTTCTGCAGGCCAACAAGCCCACCTGCCCGGTGTACCTGCGCCCGTTTGTGTACACCAGCGACCTGGGCATCGCCCCGCGCCTGCACAACATCGAGACCGACTTTCTGATCTACGGCCTCGAGCTCGGCGACTACCTCTCCCCAGAGGGCGTGAGCTGCCGCATCAGCTCCTGGACCCGCCAGGAAGACCGCTCCCTGCCCCTGCGCGGCAAGATCAGCGGCGCCTACATCACCAGCTCCCTGGCCAAAACCGAAGCGGTAAAGAGCGGCTTCGATGAAGCCCTGCTGCTCAACAGCCGCGGCAAGGTGAGCGAGGCCAGCGGCATGAACCTGTTCATCGTGCGCGATGGCGTGCTGATCACCCCCGGCGTGGACCAAGACATCCTCGAGGGCATCACCCGCGCCAGCGTGCTCGAACTCGCTAAGACCATGGGCATTCCCACCCTGGAGCGCCCGGTGGACAAGAGCGAGCTGTTTATCGCCGATGAGGTGTTCCTCAGCGGCACCGCCGCCAAGGTCACGCCGGTGCGCCGGGTGGAGAACACCGACCTGAGCAGTGAGCGTCCCGTGATGAACGCGATCCGCGATCGCATCACGGCGATCACCGAGGGCCGCGATCCCGCCTTCGATCACTGGGTCACCCGCGTGCGATTGAACGGTTGA
- the cobN gene encoding cobaltochelatase subunit CobN: protein MHRLAAVPGSSSPADGVLFIEQPAASAVLLTSADTDLSALAALLTHEPQPLGPGRSLGGLNLAALQHPAVLDHYLRTSLEETQLVIVRLLGGRGHWSYGLEQLRAWATARLDRQLLVLAGTAEEEEALLELGTAPADLARACGRCLREGGEANWQAVLRSLTALLDGVEPALPALQALADPQVHDWRDEPGHRVGVVLYRALLQAGDLALAEALLAALRQQGLAPRALWISSLRDPAVQQGVRDLFEREQVQTVLCTTSFASVQFSEAGLGAPLWDGLAVPVLQLLCSTQSRESWQTSSVGLSPLDLTLQIALPELDGRITTRVGAFKQASEADPRLATALLQYDPEPERLAWVAQLAARWCALRGTPAPERRLALVLANYPTRNSRLANGVGLDTPASAAAMLHWLAESGHNLGSEGLPADGDALIQLLLAGRSNDPESLHRPALTHLPLSAYEAWYAQLPAEGRDRLEQRWGAPANDPALEPAGFPIQALRFGQVIVLIQPERGYDRDPSLSYHCPDLPPPHAYLAQYLWLRQEAGVQLVCHVGKHGNLEWLPGKGLGLSANCFPEWALGPMPHLYPFIVNDPGEGSQAKRRAQAVILDHLTPPLGRAGLHGDLRELEALIDEYWEAMQLGSARSEGLRSRVLQRLAELQLPDLLSAEGEGDPLDAADGYLCELKEAQVRTGLHRFGALPDPEALVELLACLARPPQEQGPGLTQAIARDLRLELDPWAEPEEAALSPEDQRALQALGVLHPRRVGDAVDWLEHRAVEHCTALLDQAQGKGTGAPPEAGAHTQVVLQRLQTGLVPNLLRCGQAEQEAFLTAVAGGRIAAGPSGAPTRGRPDLLPTGRNFYSVDLRGLPTEAAWDLGRRSAELLLDQHLMQEGEPLQQLALSVWGTSTMRNGGEDIAQALALLGVRPVWDGPSRRLVDLELIPLRQLGRPRVDVTLRISGLFRDAFPQLVAWFNRATALVAAAEEPAEDNPLAAAAQSDGHAWRVYGSAPGAYGAGLQGLIDSGEWESRADLAAAYLNWSSWRYEGLGGADGQGPGLRIAADRAGFEQRLAGVQVVLHNQDNREHDLLDSDDYYQFQGGLAAAVEAVSGQTPQLWFGDHSRHQRPRMHRVERELDKVLRSRVLNPRWIEGMQQHGYKGGFEMAASLDYLFAYDASTGRVPDWSYGAITEQWLGDSAVLDFLKGANPWALRDMAERLLEAHHRGLWEGAQKNQLERLRQLVLEAEALVER, encoded by the coding sequence ATGCATCGCCTCGCCGCCGTTCCCGGCAGCAGCAGCCCGGCCGACGGGGTGCTGTTCATCGAGCAACCCGCCGCCAGTGCCGTGTTGCTCACCAGTGCCGACACCGACCTCAGCGCCCTGGCCGCCCTACTCACGCATGAGCCTCAGCCCCTCGGCCCCGGGCGCAGCCTCGGCGGACTCAACCTGGCGGCACTGCAGCACCCGGCGGTGCTCGACCACTACCTGCGCACCAGCCTGGAGGAGACGCAGCTGGTGATTGTGCGCCTGCTGGGCGGGCGCGGTCACTGGAGCTACGGCCTCGAGCAACTGCGCGCCTGGGCCACAGCCCGCCTGGATCGCCAACTGCTGGTGCTGGCGGGGACCGCTGAAGAGGAGGAGGCGCTGCTCGAGCTGGGCACGGCCCCAGCAGACCTGGCCCGCGCCTGCGGCCGCTGCCTGCGCGAGGGCGGCGAGGCCAACTGGCAGGCGGTGCTCCGCAGCCTCACGGCTCTGCTCGATGGCGTGGAGCCGGCGCTGCCGGCGCTGCAGGCGCTCGCCGATCCCCAGGTGCACGATTGGCGCGATGAGCCAGGCCACCGGGTGGGTGTGGTGCTCTACCGTGCACTGCTCCAGGCCGGCGACCTGGCTCTGGCGGAGGCGTTGCTGGCGGCACTGCGGCAGCAGGGCCTGGCGCCGCGGGCGCTGTGGATCAGCAGCCTGCGGGATCCAGCCGTGCAGCAGGGCGTGCGCGATCTGTTTGAGCGCGAGCAGGTGCAAACGGTGCTCTGCACCACCTCCTTCGCTTCGGTGCAGTTCAGCGAAGCGGGCCTCGGCGCGCCCCTCTGGGATGGCCTGGCCGTGCCTGTGCTGCAACTGCTCTGCAGCACCCAGAGCCGCGAGAGCTGGCAGACGAGCAGCGTGGGCCTCTCGCCCCTGGATCTCACGCTGCAGATCGCCCTGCCGGAGCTGGATGGACGGATCACCACCCGCGTGGGGGCATTCAAACAAGCGAGCGAAGCCGACCCGCGCCTGGCCACAGCCCTGCTGCAGTACGACCCGGAACCGGAACGGCTCGCCTGGGTGGCGCAGCTGGCGGCCCGCTGGTGCGCGCTGCGAGGCACACCAGCGCCCGAGCGGCGCCTGGCGCTGGTGCTGGCCAACTACCCCACCCGCAACAGCCGCCTGGCCAACGGCGTGGGGCTCGATACCCCGGCCAGCGCGGCGGCGATGTTGCACTGGCTGGCCGAAAGCGGCCACAACCTCGGCAGCGAAGGCCTGCCCGCCGATGGCGATGCCCTGATCCAGCTGCTGTTGGCCGGCCGCAGCAACGACCCCGAGAGCCTGCACCGCCCAGCCCTCACCCACCTGCCCCTCAGCGCCTACGAAGCCTGGTACGCCCAGCTGCCGGCGGAGGGGCGCGACCGCCTGGAGCAGCGCTGGGGTGCACCGGCCAACGACCCGGCGCTGGAGCCCGCCGGCTTCCCGATCCAGGCGCTGCGCTTCGGGCAGGTGATCGTGTTGATCCAGCCGGAGCGCGGCTACGACCGCGACCCGAGCCTCAGCTACCACTGCCCCGATCTGCCGCCGCCCCACGCCTATCTGGCCCAGTACCTCTGGCTGCGCCAGGAGGCCGGCGTGCAGCTGGTGTGCCATGTGGGCAAGCACGGCAACCTCGAGTGGCTGCCGGGCAAGGGGCTGGGGCTCTCCGCCAACTGCTTCCCCGAATGGGCGCTGGGGCCGATGCCCCACCTCTATCCCTTCATCGTGAACGACCCCGGCGAAGGCTCCCAGGCCAAGCGCCGCGCCCAGGCCGTGATCCTCGATCACCTCACCCCACCGCTAGGACGCGCCGGCCTGCACGGCGATCTGCGCGAGCTGGAAGCCCTGATCGACGAGTACTGGGAGGCGATGCAGCTGGGCAGCGCCCGCAGTGAAGGGCTGCGAAGCCGGGTGCTGCAGCGGCTGGCGGAGCTGCAATTGCCCGATCTGCTCAGCGCGGAGGGCGAGGGCGATCCACTCGATGCCGCCGATGGCTACCTCTGCGAACTGAAGGAGGCGCAGGTGCGCACGGGGCTGCATCGCTTTGGGGCGCTGCCGGATCCAGAGGCCCTGGTGGAACTGCTGGCCTGCTTGGCCCGCCCGCCGCAGGAGCAGGGCCCGGGCCTCACCCAGGCGATCGCGCGCGATCTCAGGCTGGAACTCGATCCCTGGGCCGAGCCTGAGGAAGCGGCGTTGAGCCCCGAGGATCAGCGCGCGCTGCAAGCCCTCGGGGTGCTGCACCCCCGGCGCGTGGGCGACGCCGTGGACTGGCTGGAGCACCGGGCCGTGGAGCACTGCACCGCCCTGCTGGACCAGGCCCAAGGCAAGGGCACAGGGGCCCCACCGGAGGCCGGCGCTCACACTCAGGTCGTACTGCAACGACTGCAAACCGGGCTGGTGCCCAACCTGCTGCGCTGCGGCCAGGCCGAACAGGAGGCCTTCCTCACGGCCGTGGCCGGCGGACGCATCGCCGCCGGTCCCTCCGGCGCCCCCACCCGCGGACGGCCGGATCTACTGCCCACCGGCCGCAATTTCTACAGCGTGGATCTGCGCGGGCTGCCCACCGAGGCCGCCTGGGATCTGGGCCGCCGCAGCGCTGAGCTGCTGCTCGATCAACACCTGATGCAGGAGGGCGAACCGCTGCAGCAGCTGGCCCTCTCGGTATGGGGCACCAGCACAATGCGCAACGGCGGCGAAGACATCGCCCAGGCCCTGGCGCTGCTGGGGGTGCGGCCGGTGTGGGATGGCCCCAGCCGGCGGCTGGTGGATCTGGAGCTGATCCCGCTGCGGCAGCTGGGCCGGCCGCGGGTGGATGTGACCCTGCGCATCTCCGGCCTGTTCCGCGATGCCTTCCCGCAGCTGGTGGCCTGGTTCAACCGGGCCACAGCGCTGGTGGCGGCAGCCGAGGAACCGGCCGAAGACAACCCCCTGGCGGCGGCAGCCCAGAGCGACGGCCACGCCTGGCGCGTGTATGGCTCGGCACCGGGGGCCTACGGCGCCGGTCTGCAGGGCCTGATCGACAGCGGCGAATGGGAGAGCCGGGCCGATCTAGCAGCGGCCTACCTGAACTGGAGCAGCTGGCGCTACGAGGGCCTCGGCGGCGCCGATGGCCAGGGGCCCGGCCTGCGCATCGCCGCCGATCGCGCGGGCTTTGAGCAGCGGCTGGCGGGGGTGCAGGTGGTGCTGCACAACCAGGACAACCGCGAGCACGATCTGCTCGATTCCGACGACTACTACCAGTTCCAGGGCGGCCTTGCGGCCGCGGTGGAGGCCGTGTCTGGCCAGACGCCACAGCTCTGGTTCGGCGACCATTCCCGGCACCAGCGGCCGCGGATGCACCGTGTGGAGCGGGAGCTCGACAAAGTGCTGCGCTCGCGCGTGCTCAACCCCCGCTGGATCGAGGGGATGCAGCAGCACGGCTACAAGGGCGGCTTCGAAATGGCCGCCAGCCTCGATTACCTGTTTGCCTACGACGCCAGCACCGGCCGGGTGCCCGACTGGAGCTATGGCGCCATTACTGAGCAGTGGTTAGGTGACTCGGCTGTGTTGGATTTTCTGAAGGGTGCTAACCCCTGGGCTCTGCGCGACATGGCCGAGCGACTGCTGGAAGCCCACCACCGCGGCCTCTGGGAGGGGGCACAAAAAAACCAGCTGGAGCGGCTGCGCCAGCTGGTGCTTGAAGCGGAAGCGCTGGTGGAGCGCTAA
- a CDS encoding PHP domain-containing protein produces the protein MDVHPLRPVLEQVDANSCPGRLNFHCHTIHSDGSMRPEQLGAQALSLGLEHLAVTDHHSTTAFTPLHNWFAQRADQGASVPKLWPGVEISCLLESCLVHVLALGFTPGDPALEPYRQGQAPVGEELQAATVVRRIHDAGGLALLAHPGRYRLSFQRLIPAAAALGFDGAEAYYDYAMQAQWQPTPHVCDAIARLLDKHALLRSCGTDTHGLELSGR, from the coding sequence ATGGACGTCCACCCCCTGCGACCGGTGCTTGAGCAGGTGGACGCCAACAGCTGTCCCGGCCGGCTCAATTTCCATTGCCACACCATTCACAGTGATGGCAGCATGCGGCCCGAACAGCTAGGTGCACAGGCCCTGAGCCTCGGGCTGGAGCATCTGGCGGTGACAGACCACCACAGCACGACAGCCTTTACGCCTCTGCACAACTGGTTTGCTCAGCGGGCCGATCAGGGCGCGTCTGTGCCCAAGCTGTGGCCGGGGGTGGAGATCAGCTGCCTTCTGGAGAGCTGCCTGGTGCACGTCCTCGCGCTCGGATTTACGCCAGGCGATCCAGCCCTGGAGCCCTACCGGCAAGGCCAGGCGCCGGTGGGGGAGGAACTCCAGGCCGCCACGGTGGTGCGCCGCATCCACGATGCGGGCGGTCTGGCCCTGTTGGCTCACCCCGGGCGTTATCGACTCAGCTTCCAGCGCTTGATTCCAGCTGCGGCAGCGCTTGGTTTTGATGGTGCCGAGGCCTATTACGACTACGCCATGCAGGCCCAGTGGCAGCCCACCCCCCACGTGTGCGATGCGATTGCTCGCTTGCTCGACAAACACGCACTTCTGCGAAGTTGCGGGACCGATACCCATGGCTTGGAGCTGAGTGGCCGCTAG
- the hemJ gene encoding protoporphyrinogen oxidase HemJ, with the protein MIAPLAALPPEAYLWFKTLHIVGVVVWFAGLFYLVRLFIYHREAEELEPALREPFQAQYALMEKRLANIITTPGMVVAVSMAVGLLVSNPAWLHQGWMHAKLAFVAALLAYHAFCYRLMGQLQAGTCGWSPKQLRALNELPTLLLVIVVMLVVFKNQFPTGAASWFIVALVVFMAASIQFYARWRRLRAEREAAAAV; encoded by the coding sequence GTGATCGCCCCCCTGGCCGCCCTTCCGCCTGAGGCCTACCTCTGGTTTAAGACCCTCCACATCGTGGGCGTGGTGGTGTGGTTTGCGGGGCTGTTTTATCTGGTGCGCCTGTTCATTTATCACCGCGAAGCCGAGGAGCTGGAACCGGCGCTGCGAGAGCCGTTTCAGGCCCAGTACGCCTTGATGGAAAAGCGCCTCGCCAACATCATCACCACCCCAGGGATGGTGGTGGCGGTCTCCATGGCGGTGGGCCTGCTGGTGAGTAATCCCGCCTGGCTGCATCAGGGTTGGATGCACGCCAAGCTGGCCTTCGTGGCAGCCCTCTTGGCTTATCACGCGTTCTGTTACCGGCTGATGGGTCAGCTCCAGGCGGGCACCTGTGGCTGGAGCCCCAAACAGCTGCGCGCCCTAAACGAGCTGCCCACTTTGCTGCTGGTGATCGTGGTGATGCTGGTGGTGTTCAAGAACCAGTTCCCCACCGGCGCCGCCAGCTGGTTCATCGTGGCCCTGGTGGTGTTCATGGCCGCCTCGATTCAGTTTTATGCCCGTTGGCGCCGGCTGCGGGCTGAGCGTGAAGCCGCCGCTGCGGTCTGA
- a CDS encoding DUF2811 domain-containing protein, with product MSQGSTTTSATSLTVHALDVELPLDLARAVEGYVAQRPGLDPARLLQTALAQFLVQQGGARPEVRELYLDGLFGTGL from the coding sequence ATGAGCCAGGGCTCCACCACCACTAGTGCCACCTCGCTGACGGTGCACGCCCTGGATGTGGAGCTCCCGCTCGACCTGGCCCGCGCTGTAGAGGGCTACGTGGCGCAGCGCCCTGGGCTTGATCCTGCCCGGCTGTTGCAGACCGCCCTGGCCCAGTTTTTGGTGCAGCAGGGCGGTGCCCGGCCGGAGGTGCGCGAGCTTTACCTTGATGGCCTGTTCGGCACCGGTCTGTGA
- a CDS encoding cryptochrome/photolyase family protein has translation MTLGVWVLGDQLNTAQAALAGCDPSSARVLLVESRSVVERRAYHRQKLVLVWSAMRHFAAELRELGWQVDCLEAERFSTAVSAWVAEHGISALQLMEPADRGFRMAIEALALPIPLQWIESNAFLWSRDAFAAWAQGYKQLRLELFYRESRRRFQVLMEGEGKAAQPLGGQWNFDADNRKAPPKGLQGPAPLWFEPDAITQAVIAKVEQFDRERQDAGLEPLPGDLEPFGWAVTRHQALAVLEHFIATRLAGFGPYQDAMVSGEPTLWHALLSPYLNLGLLHPLEVVRRLEQAGLEQQVPLAGLEGVIRQILGWREYTHGLYHWFGSDYPRLNHFQATLPLPVWFEQLGGSGMRCLDTVFAELRHTGYAHHIQRLMVLANYGLIAGLDPQALTAWFHRMFIDGHDWVMQTNVIGMGLFADGGRLASKPYAASGNYIKRMSTYCKGCRYDVKQRTGPKACPFNSLYWDFLDRHAESLRRNPRMALVMKQLEKLPEAELEQIRAAAQQHRDQMVATVA, from the coding sequence ATGACCCTTGGTGTCTGGGTGTTGGGTGATCAGCTCAACACGGCTCAGGCCGCCCTGGCGGGCTGTGATCCGAGCAGCGCGCGCGTGTTGCTCGTGGAGAGCCGTTCTGTGGTGGAGCGGCGCGCTTATCACCGCCAGAAGCTGGTGTTGGTGTGGAGCGCCATGCGCCATTTCGCCGCGGAGCTGCGGGAGCTCGGCTGGCAGGTGGATTGCCTGGAAGCGGAGCGCTTCAGCACGGCCGTGAGTGCCTGGGTTGCAGAGCACGGGATCTCGGCGCTTCAACTGATGGAGCCCGCGGACCGTGGGTTTCGAATGGCGATCGAAGCCCTGGCGTTACCGATTCCGCTGCAGTGGATCGAGAGCAATGCGTTTCTGTGGAGCCGCGACGCCTTTGCAGCCTGGGCCCAGGGCTACAAGCAGCTGCGCCTGGAGTTGTTTTATCGGGAGAGCCGCCGCCGCTTCCAGGTGTTGATGGAGGGCGAGGGCAAAGCGGCGCAACCGCTCGGCGGGCAATGGAACTTCGATGCCGACAACCGCAAGGCACCCCCCAAGGGCTTGCAGGGCCCGGCGCCCCTGTGGTTTGAACCCGATGCGATCACCCAGGCGGTGATCGCCAAGGTGGAGCAGTTCGATCGCGAGCGCCAGGATGCAGGGCTGGAGCCTCTGCCGGGGGATCTCGAACCCTTTGGTTGGGCGGTGACGCGCCACCAGGCCCTGGCGGTGCTCGAGCACTTCATCGCCACCCGCCTGGCAGGTTTTGGGCCCTATCAAGACGCGATGGTGAGCGGCGAGCCCACGCTGTGGCATGCCTTGCTCTCCCCGTATCTGAACCTGGGTCTGCTGCATCCGCTCGAAGTGGTGCGGCGCCTGGAGCAGGCGGGACTCGAGCAACAGGTGCCTTTGGCCGGGCTGGAGGGGGTGATTCGCCAGATCCTGGGCTGGCGCGAGTACACCCATGGCCTCTACCACTGGTTCGGCAGCGACTACCCCAGGCTCAACCACTTCCAGGCCACGCTGCCGCTACCGGTGTGGTTTGAGCAGCTGGGTGGAAGCGGCATGCGCTGCCTCGACACGGTGTTCGCTGAGCTGCGGCACACGGGCTATGCCCACCACATCCAGCGGCTGATGGTGCTCGCCAACTACGGCCTGATCGCGGGCCTCGATCCCCAGGCGTTGACCGCCTGGTTCCACCGGATGTTCATCGATGGCCACGACTGGGTGATGCAGACCAACGTGATCGGCATGGGGCTGTTCGCTGATGGCGGCCGCCTGGCCAGCAAGCCCTATGCCGCGAGCGGCAACTACATCAAGCGGATGAGCACCTACTGCAAGGGCTGCCGCTACGACGTGAAGCAGCGCACTGGCCCCAAGGCCTGCCCGTTTAACAGCCTGTATTGGGATTTCCTTGATCGCCACGCCGAAAGCCTGCGCCGTAATCCGCGCATGGCACTGGTGATGAAGCAATTGGAGAAGCTGCCTGAGGCGGAGCTGGAGCAGATCCGCGCTGCGGCTCAGCAGCATCGTGACCAAATGGTTGCAACGGTTGCTTGA
- the uvrC gene encoding excinuclease ABC subunit UvrC → MSTIKPLLQDPPRLKARLKEVPAEPGCYLMRDAEDRILYIGKAKVLRNRVRSYFQSGSGHGHSPRIALMVRQVCEIEFIVTDSEAEALALEANLIKNHQPHFNVLLKDDKKYPYLCITWSEAYPRIFITRRRRFRSPLDRFYGPYVDVGLLRRTLGLVKRVFPLRQRPQPLHKERTCLNYDIGRCPGVCQEKISSEDYHRTLRQVAMVFQGRNDELLQLLQEQMERYAERLDFESAARVRDQLQGIDTLTADQKMSLGDSSVSRDVLALAADERVAAVQLFQMRAGKLVGRLGFTADAIGMPAAEEGAGGELPPSPERAAALGRVLQTVVEEHYSQVEPVEIPPELLLQVPLSQQELIEAWLSELRGRKVKLAVPQRSQKADLIELVTRNASYELERARRASEQNLLATEDLAQLLDLPNPPRRIEGYDISHIQGSDAVASQVVFIDGLPAKQHYRKYKIQSSSIRAGHSDDFMAMAEIMRRRFRRWAQAKAEGADLRELRRAAGSALHTGGLNDWPDVVMIDGGKGQLSAVMEALRELNLDEELVVCSLAKQREEVFVPGAKQPLESEADQLGVQLLLRLRDEAHRFAVSFHRQQRGERMKRSRLSDIPGLGPKRIKELLAHFRSIDAIQLASVESLAAAPGMGPGLARVVWDYFHPQDLPDAQEQENEQALELAG, encoded by the coding sequence TTGAGCACCATCAAGCCGCTCCTGCAGGACCCGCCACGGCTGAAGGCGCGCCTGAAGGAGGTGCCCGCTGAGCCGGGTTGCTACCTGATGCGTGATGCGGAGGACCGGATCCTCTACATCGGCAAAGCGAAGGTGCTGCGCAATCGCGTGCGCAGCTACTTCCAAAGCGGCAGCGGCCACGGCCACTCGCCGCGCATTGCCTTGATGGTGCGTCAGGTGTGCGAGATCGAATTCATCGTGACCGACAGCGAGGCGGAGGCCCTGGCGCTCGAAGCCAACCTGATCAAAAATCACCAGCCGCACTTCAACGTGCTGCTGAAGGATGACAAGAAATATCCCTATCTCTGCATCACCTGGAGTGAGGCCTACCCGCGCATCTTCATTACGCGGCGGCGGCGGTTTCGCTCGCCTCTGGATCGGTTCTACGGGCCCTATGTGGATGTGGGCCTGCTGCGGCGCACGCTCGGTTTGGTGAAACGGGTGTTCCCACTGCGGCAACGCCCCCAGCCCTTGCATAAAGAGCGCACCTGCCTCAACTACGACATCGGTCGCTGCCCAGGCGTGTGCCAGGAAAAGATCAGCTCGGAGGATTACCACCGCACCCTGCGCCAGGTGGCGATGGTGTTTCAGGGACGCAACGACGAGCTGCTGCAGCTGTTGCAGGAGCAGATGGAGCGCTACGCCGAGCGGCTGGATTTCGAGAGCGCCGCGCGGGTGCGCGATCAGCTGCAGGGGATTGACACCCTCACCGCTGATCAAAAGATGAGCCTGGGCGACAGCTCCGTGAGTCGGGATGTGTTGGCCCTGGCGGCGGATGAGCGGGTGGCAGCGGTGCAGCTCTTCCAGATGCGCGCCGGCAAGCTCGTGGGACGCCTCGGTTTTACCGCTGATGCCATCGGCATGCCTGCTGCGGAAGAGGGAGCGGGTGGCGAGTTGCCACCGTCGCCGGAGCGGGCAGCAGCCCTTGGCCGCGTGTTGCAGACCGTGGTGGAGGAGCACTACAGCCAGGTGGAACCGGTGGAAATTCCACCGGAGCTGTTGCTGCAGGTGCCGTTGTCGCAACAAGAACTGATCGAAGCGTGGCTCTCGGAGTTGCGGGGGCGCAAAGTGAAGCTGGCGGTGCCGCAGCGTTCTCAGAAAGCAGACCTGATTGAACTGGTGACGCGTAACGCCAGCTACGAACTGGAACGGGCCCGGCGCGCTAGCGAACAGAACCTGCTGGCGACGGAGGATCTGGCTCAATTGCTCGACTTACCCAACCCACCCCGGCGGATCGAGGGCTACGACATCAGCCACATCCAAGGCAGTGATGCCGTGGCGTCCCAGGTGGTGTTCATCGATGGTCTTCCCGCCAAGCAGCACTACCGCAAATACAAGATTCAGAGCAGTTCGATCCGCGCTGGCCACTCCGACGACTTCATGGCCATGGCCGAGATCATGCGGCGCCGCTTTCGTCGCTGGGCCCAGGCCAAAGCGGAGGGAGCGGATCTACGGGAGTTGCGCCGGGCGGCGGGATCCGCTCTGCATACCGGTGGACTGAACGATTGGCCCGATGTGGTGATGATCGACGGAGGCAAGGGACAGCTCTCCGCCGTGATGGAGGCCCTGCGGGAGCTGAACCTCGACGAGGAGCTGGTGGTGTGCTCCCTGGCCAAGCAGCGCGAAGAGGTGTTTGTGCCAGGGGCTAAGCAGCCGCTGGAGAGCGAAGCGGATCAGCTCGGCGTGCAACTGCTGCTTCGTCTGCGCGATGAGGCCCACCGTTTTGCGGTGAGCTTCCACCGCCAGCAGCGAGGGGAACGGATGAAGCGCTCCCGCCTCTCGGATATCCCCGGCCTGGGCCCCAAACGGATCAAGGAGCTCCTCGCCCACTTCCGCTCCATCGACGCGATCCAGCTCGCCAGTGTGGAGAGCCTGGCTGCCGCACCCGGCATGGGCCCGGGCTTGGCGCGGGTGGTGTGGGACTACTTCCACCCGCAAGACCTGCCTGATGCGCAGGAGCAGGAGAATGAACAGGCGCTGGAGCTGGCTGGTTGA
- a CDS encoding flavin reductase family protein: MALNADAKKTLLRKIPHGVFICGVAEGDEVNGFTASWVTQGSFEPPLVVMAVRADSTSNGMIQRTGRFSLNVLAADQKDLAAVFFKPQKGVGGRFDAAPYQLGELGLPVLSDALGAVECELVGQVAHGDHTVFVGEVKSAVLHRDEAALELSSTGWQYGG; this comes from the coding sequence ATGGCCCTCAACGCCGACGCCAAGAAAACCCTGCTGCGCAAGATTCCCCATGGGGTGTTCATTTGCGGTGTGGCCGAAGGCGATGAGGTGAACGGGTTCACCGCCAGCTGGGTGACCCAGGGCTCCTTCGAGCCGCCGTTGGTGGTGATGGCAGTGCGCGCCGACAGCACCAGCAACGGCATGATCCAGCGCACCGGTCGCTTCTCGCTGAATGTGCTGGCAGCCGACCAGAAGGATCTGGCGGCGGTGTTTTTCAAACCGCAGAAGGGTGTTGGTGGTCGCTTCGATGCCGCTCCCTACCAACTGGGTGAGCTGGGACTGCCCGTGCTGAGTGATGCGCTGGGCGCTGTGGAATGCGAGCTGGTGGGTCAGGTGGCCCATGGCGATCACACCGTGTTTGTGGGTGAGGTGAAGAGCGCCGTGCTCCACCGCGATGAAGCCGCTCTGGAGTTGAGCAGCACCGGCTGGCAGTACGGCGGCTGA
- the coaD gene encoding pantetheine-phosphate adenylyltransferase — protein MQALYPGSFDPLTLGHLDVIERGSLLFRSLTVAVLRNPSKNPCFSVDERLEQIRQATQHLANVQVAAFDGLTVDFAQRCGAGVILRGLRALSDFEYELQIAHTNKSLAPQLETLFLATATSHSFLSSSVVKEVARFGGSVGHMVPTGVANDLARLFNQSSP, from the coding sequence ATGCAGGCCCTCTATCCCGGCAGTTTCGATCCCCTCACCCTGGGGCACCTGGATGTGATCGAGCGGGGTTCCCTCCTCTTCCGCTCGCTCACCGTGGCGGTGCTGCGCAACCCCAGCAAGAATCCTTGCTTCAGCGTGGACGAGCGCCTCGAGCAGATCCGCCAAGCGACCCAGCACCTGGCCAATGTGCAGGTGGCCGCCTTTGATGGCCTCACCGTGGACTTTGCCCAGCGCTGCGGTGCCGGCGTGATTCTGCGGGGGTTACGGGCGCTCAGCGATTTCGAGTACGAGCTGCAGATCGCGCACACCAACAAAAGCTTGGCGCCCCAGCTGGAAACGCTGTTTCTCGCCACCGCCACCAGCCACAGCTTCCTCAGCAGCTCGGTGGTGAAAGAAGTGGCCCGATTCGGAGGCAGCGTCGGTCACATGGTGCCCACAGGAGTGGCGAACGACCTAGCGAGGCTTTTTAATCAGTCATCCCCTTGA